The following are encoded in a window of Castanea sativa cultivar Marrone di Chiusa Pesio chromosome 5, ASM4071231v1 genomic DNA:
- the LOC142636516 gene encoding transcription elongation factor 1 homolog, with translation MGKRKAKTKPPPKKRMDKLDTVFSCPFCNHGTSVECRIDMKNLIGEASCRICQESFSTTVTALSEPIDIYSEWIDECERVNNLEDDGA, from the exons ATGGGGAAGAGGAAAGCAAAAACAAAGCCACCACCTAAGAAGAGAATGGACAAGCTTGACACTGTCTTCAGCTGTCCTTTCTGCAACCATGGCACAAGTGTTGAGTGCCgaat TGATATGAAGAACTTGATTGGGGAAGCCTCGTGCAGAATATGCCAAGAGAGCTTTAGCACCACCGTCACAG CTTTGTCTGAGCCAATAGACAT ATACAGTGAATGGATTGATGAATGTGAACGGGTTAACAACCTTGAGGATGATGGTGCCTAA
- the LOC142637367 gene encoding zinc finger BED domain-containing protein RICESLEEPER 1-like: MDANEDANEGTNLKVNEDANEDINLKVTEDADKFISLKVTEDANEGINLKVTDDANEGINLKVNEDANEDINLKVNEHVDIFKEDLNPAVKNLKRTYAAMNGFIEITLSNGLKKVQCFHCEEKFVVEPGDDGGTTLFQRHVQQCEGCEETTKKRLIMSYKTCRIKNDNVRILKNFNFDQEKVREAAAGMVIGNECLFKMFKSKVFNLFVNSFNPEFERISPRIAKGDCLRIYEDEKEELKELLETVDKLSLTAELWHVGNKTVYVCLTGHFFDSEKKLQRRILSLCDVPSPRSGLAISDAIFKCLLDWGIENKVSSITVDCSSASGVALDHLKHRIGSNGKLLFGGKVFHQRCCVHIIDFMAQNGLNEIHNFVDNIRKSVRYLHLSKKCLLKFTEIVKQLHMPSRKLILDDSACWNATYSMLVAAMEFREVFPRYQGGDPDYTWLPTSEDWERGEQVCRILKVLVDVKKVFLRSENLTARVLMNGIWKIRKVLSKKSMAENPYLKAVVLKMKGIFDKFWGELPLLIALATVLDPRLNMNFLEFWFRENYPEFEAERKITYVRDALYELFNGYVVSQGSSNSGQGMHGDGPKGCSSSVCVDTEDDETPLSFSDLYELYVEQHTAGSDKSELDMYLEQGPCHRALGSGCSVLEWWKARSYGYRILSKMACDILSIPIGATSRSSLGTLHRIVDHYHASISKEMVQALICAADWLNCSNGIKSSPDYEDNFVKEIWLPWRL; the protein is encoded by the exons ATGGATGCCAATGAAGATGCTAATGAAGGCACTAATCTAAAGGTTAATGAGGATGCTAACGAAGACATTAATCTTAAGGTTACAGAGGATGCTGATAAATTCATAAGTCTTAAGGTTACGGAGGATGCTAATGAAGGCATTAATCTTAAGGTTACGGATGATGCTAATGAAGGCATTAATCTTAAGGTTAATGAGGATGCTAATGAAGACATTAATCTTAAAGTCAATGAGCATGTTGATATTTTTAAAGAAGATTTGAATCCAGCTGTGAAGAATCTGAAGAGGACTTATGCGGCTATGAATGGCTTTATAGAAATAACACTTTCAAATGGTCTTAAGAAGGTACAATGTTTTCATTGCGAGGAAAAATTCGTAGTGGAGCCTGGTGATGACGGTGGTACAACTCTATTCCAGAGGCATGTGCAACAATGTGAAGGTTGTGAAGAGACCACTAAGAAGCGTTTGATTATGTCTTATAAGACGTGTAGAATTAAGAATGACAATGTGCGCATACttaagaattttaattttgatcaaGAAAAGGTGAGAGAGGCAGCTGCAGGGATGGTGATTGGGAATGAGTGCTTATTTAAGATGTTTAAGAGCAAAGTTTTCAATTTGTTTGTGAATTCTTTTAATCCAGAGTTTGAGAGAATATCACCTAGAATTGCAAAAGGTGATTGTCTCAGAATATATGAGGATGAGAAAGAAGAGTTGAAGGAATTGTTAGAGACTGTTGATAAGTTGAGCCTTACAGCAGAGTTGTGGCATGTGGGTAATAAAACAGTTTATGTGTGCCTCACTGGACATTTTTTTGATTCCGAGAAGAAACTGCAAAGGCGCATATTGAGCTTATGTGATGTGCCATCTCCACGATCTGGACTTGCTATTTCTGATGCTATTTTCAAGTGTCTGCTGGATTGGGGAATTGAAAATAAAGTGTCTTCAATTACAGTAGATTGTTCATCAGCTAGTGGTGTTGCTTTGGATCATTTGAAGCATAGAATTGGCTCTAATGGAAAGCTTTTATTTGGTGGTAAGGTATTTCATCAGCGTTGTTGCGTACATATCATAGATTTCATGGCACAGAATGGACTTAATGAGATTCATAATTTCGTGGACAACATACGTAAAAGTGTTAGATATCtgcatttatcaaaaaaatgccTTCTCAAGTTTACTGAAATTGTCAAACAGTTGCATATGCCTTCAAGGAAATTGATTCTAGATGATTCTGCATGTTGGAATGCAACATATTCTATGTTAGTGGCTGCAATGGAGTTTAGAGAAGTATTTCCTAGATATCAAGGTGGAGATCCAGATTACACCTGGCTGCCTACTTCAGAAGACTGGGAAAGAGGTGAACAGGTTTGTCGAATTTTAAAAGTTCTTGTTGACGTAAAAAAGGTCTTTTTAAGAAGTGAAAATCTAACTGCAAGGGTACTTATGAATGGAATATGGAAGATAAGAAAAGTTTTGAGTAAAAAATCAATGGCTGAGAATCCTTATTTGAAGGCTGTGGTTCTTAAAATGAAAGGGATTTTTGACAAGTTTTGGGGTGAACTTCCCTTGTTGATAGCTTTAGCTACAGTCTTAGATCCAAGACTTAATATGAACTTTCTTGAGTTTTGGTTCCGAGAAAACTATCCAGAATTTGAAGCTGAAAGAAAAATTACCTATGTTCGTGATGCCTTATATGAGCTTTTCAATGGCTATGTTGTCAGTCAAGGTTCAAGCAACAGTGGACAGGGTATGCATGGAGATGGTCCAAAAGGTTGTTCTTCTAGTGTCTGTGTTGATACTGAAGATGATGAGACACCACTATCTTTCTCGGACTTGTATGAGCTTTATGTGGAGCAACACACTGCTGGATCTGATAAGTCTGAGTTAGACATGTACCTGGAACAAGGACCCTGTCACAGAGCTTTGGGATCTGGTTGCAGTGTCTTGGAGTGGTGGAAGGCCAGAAGTTATGGCTACCGTATTTTGTCCAAGATGGCATGTGATATACTTTCAATACCTATTGGTGCAACTTCAAGGTCTTCCTTGGGCACTCTGCACAGAATTGTTGATCACTATCACGCATCTATATCAAAGGAGATGGTGCAAGCATTGATTTGTGCAGCAGATTGGTTAAATTGCTCTAATGGAATTAAAAGTTCCCCAGat TATGAGGATAACTTTGTCAAAGAGATATGGCTACCTTggagattataa